In one Winogradskyella sp. MH6 genomic region, the following are encoded:
- a CDS encoding penicillin-binding protein, with amino-acid sequence MFVFALAVVFKLVSIQFIQGEEYRQLAEKRTVKDFDIEPNRGNVYSADGSLLATSIPKYDIRLDAVQAQQAVFDEHIGALADSLSVYKGKSASYYKDIIRKARRNKNRYFLLARNISYSDYIRLRNFPLLNKGAIGGGLIVEQTTRREHPMGEIAARSIGYERVDENQYATRVGIDGAFGEKYLRGVKGKRLKQKIGNGQWKPIADFDQVEPQDGYDVYTTIDVNIQDIAHHSLLGQLEKYEAEHGCVVVMEVKTGEIRAISNLARTSKGTYYEKLNYAVGESHEPGSTFKTMAMIAALEDKVIDTSTIVDTKSGTKYFYGRTISDSHRGGYGKISAAKALEVSSNIGLATIVDDHYSKNPEKFLDRLSKWKLDQPLGVSIIGEGKPDIPRPGASNWSRNALPSMAYGYNLTMTPLQTLAFYNAIANNGEMIKPRFIRSVKSFDKHVEVFKKQVLVDKICSDKTLAEIKDILKNIVIRGTGKNMYSETFSMAGKTGTARTDYANYEEWRKDKKYISSFAGYFPADNPKYSCIVVIHKPSTKVGYYGADVSGPVFKRIAQKIYTDTPLIDDVKTLDFNDKLVNEDYENYFDNVNKYKALMPSVVGMPAMDAIALLENLQVNVKVKLRGSGTVKSQSVDKHQKLKPNQTIVLEAS; translated from the coding sequence ATGTTTGTGTTTGCGCTTGCTGTGGTATTTAAGCTGGTTAGTATTCAGTTTATCCAAGGTGAAGAATACCGTCAGTTAGCAGAAAAAAGAACGGTTAAGGATTTTGATATAGAGCCTAATCGAGGTAATGTGTACTCTGCAGACGGAAGTTTATTAGCGACATCTATACCTAAATACGATATAAGGCTTGATGCGGTGCAAGCGCAGCAAGCGGTGTTCGATGAGCATATTGGTGCTTTAGCAGATTCACTTTCTGTGTATAAAGGAAAATCGGCTTCTTACTATAAAGACATTATTAGAAAAGCACGAAGAAACAAAAACAGATATTTTTTACTTGCTAGAAATATTAGCTACTCAGATTATATCAGGTTGAGAAACTTCCCTTTACTCAATAAAGGTGCTATTGGTGGTGGATTAATTGTGGAGCAAACAACGCGTCGAGAGCATCCAATGGGTGAAATTGCGGCAAGATCTATAGGTTATGAGCGTGTTGATGAAAACCAATATGCGACAAGGGTTGGGATTGATGGAGCTTTTGGTGAAAAATATTTACGTGGAGTAAAAGGAAAACGTTTAAAACAAAAGATAGGTAACGGACAGTGGAAACCAATTGCAGATTTTGATCAGGTAGAACCACAAGATGGTTACGATGTGTATACGACTATAGATGTTAATATTCAAGATATAGCACATCATTCGCTTTTAGGTCAACTTGAAAAGTATGAGGCAGAGCATGGTTGTGTTGTGGTGATGGAAGTGAAAACGGGTGAGATTAGAGCAATTTCTAATTTGGCAAGAACTTCTAAAGGAACCTATTACGAGAAGCTGAACTATGCGGTGGGAGAAAGCCATGAGCCAGGTTCTACCTTTAAGACTATGGCAATGATTGCTGCGTTAGAGGATAAGGTAATTGACACCTCTACAATTGTTGATACTAAAAGCGGGACGAAATATTTTTACGGAAGAACTATTAGCGATTCGCATCGTGGTGGTTATGGTAAGATTTCGGCTGCAAAAGCCTTGGAGGTATCTTCAAACATTGGTTTGGCAACAATAGTTGATGATCACTATTCGAAGAATCCAGAAAAGTTTTTAGATCGTCTAAGTAAATGGAAATTAGATCAACCACTTGGTGTGTCAATTATAGGAGAAGGGAAACCAGATATTCCAAGACCTGGTGCGTCTAATTGGAGTAGAAATGCATTGCCATCCATGGCTTACGGTTATAACTTAACAATGACTCCGTTGCAAACGCTTGCGTTTTATAATGCTATTGCAAATAATGGAGAAATGATAAAGCCACGATTCATCCGTTCGGTAAAGTCATTCGATAAACATGTTGAAGTATTCAAAAAGCAAGTTTTGGTAGATAAGATTTGTTCAGATAAAACCTTGGCAGAGATTAAAGATATTTTAAAAAACATTGTTATTCGTGGCACGGGAAAAAACATGTACTCAGAAACTTTTTCTATGGCAGGTAAAACAGGTACAGCGCGTACAGACTATGCTAATTACGAAGAATGGAGAAAGGATAAAAAGTATATTTCTTCTTTTGCAGGATATTTTCCGGCGGATAACCCAAAATACTCATGCATTGTCGTGATTCATAAGCCAAGTACAAAAGTGGGTTATTATGGTGCAGATGTTTCTGGTCCTGTTTTCAAACGCATTGCTCAAAAAATATATACAGATACACCATTAATTGACGATGTAAAGACACTAGATTTTAATGATAAGCTAGTTAATGAGGATTATGAGAATTACTTCGATAATGTAAACAAGTACAAAGCATTGATGCCAAGTGTTGTTGGGATGCCAGCAATGGATGCTATTGCCTTATTGGAAAATCTTCAGGTTAATGTTAAGGTGAAATTAAGAGGTAGTGGTACTGTGAAATCCCAATCTGTAGATAAGCATCAGAAATTAAAACCTAATCAAACAATTGTTCTAGAGGCATCATGA
- a CDS encoding FtsL-like putative cell division protein, with the protein MKKSIYSILRGKFLISDDSFKNWRIIIFISFLAIIMIASSHSADKKVYEIAKLNNEVKELRSAFVDGRSKLMRLKMESTIINKVADKGIHISEIPPTKIKVLSSEE; encoded by the coding sequence ATGAAGAAAAGTATCTACAGCATATTAAGAGGTAAGTTTCTAATCAGTGATGATTCGTTTAAAAATTGGCGCATCATCATTTTTATTTCATTTCTAGCCATCATAATGATTGCCAGTTCTCATAGTGCTGATAAAAAGGTGTATGAAATTGCGAAGCTCAATAACGAGGTAAAAGAATTAAGATCTGCATTTGTTGATGGTCGTTCAAAACTAATGCGATTAAAAATGGAATCGACCATCATAAATAAAGTGGCAGATAAAGGAATTCATATTTCTGAGATTCCACCAACAAAAATTAAGGTACTTAGTTCGGAAGAGTAG
- the rsmH gene encoding 16S rRNA (cytosine(1402)-N(4))-methyltransferase RsmH, giving the protein MEYHNAVLLKETVDGLDIKPDGVYVDVTFGGGGHSREILSRLGDEGKLYAFDQDKDALANKIDDGRFVLINENFRYIKRFLRFYGVKEVDGVLADFGVSSHQFDVAERGFSTRFEAKLDMRMNQDSKLSAYEVINEYEEEQLRDVLLQYGELRQAPAMARVIVSERKVEPIETSEQLKLVLKKFLNHRKENKVLAQIYQAIRIEVNQEIQVLKELLLQMPEILKKGGRLSFISYHSLEDRLVKRFIRSGMFEGEPERDVFGNFEVPLKKVGGLIVSSESEIKMNNRARSAKLRIAEKI; this is encoded by the coding sequence ATGGAGTATCATAATGCAGTTTTACTCAAAGAAACAGTTGATGGTTTAGATATAAAACCAGATGGCGTTTATGTGGATGTCACATTTGGTGGTGGTGGCCACAGTCGAGAAATCTTGTCTAGGTTAGGTGATGAAGGAAAATTGTATGCCTTCGATCAGGATAAAGATGCTTTAGCTAATAAAATTGATGATGGTCGTTTTGTGCTTATCAATGAAAATTTTAGATACATCAAACGGTTTTTGAGGTTTTATGGTGTAAAGGAGGTTGATGGCGTGTTGGCGGATTTTGGAGTGTCGTCTCATCAGTTTGATGTTGCTGAACGTGGTTTTTCAACACGATTTGAAGCGAAGCTTGATATGCGAATGAATCAGGACAGCAAATTATCTGCATATGAGGTCATCAATGAATACGAGGAAGAACAACTAAGAGATGTTCTTTTACAATATGGTGAGTTAAGACAAGCGCCAGCTATGGCAAGAGTTATAGTTTCAGAGCGTAAAGTTGAGCCGATTGAAACAAGTGAGCAGTTAAAGTTGGTGTTGAAGAAGTTTCTTAACCATAGAAAAGAGAATAAGGTTTTAGCCCAAATCTATCAAGCTATTAGAATAGAGGTCAATCAAGAAATCCAAGTGTTGAAAGAATTGCTTTTGCAAATGCCAGAGATTCTAAAAAAAGGTGGAAGGTTAAGTTTTATTTCCTATCACTCATTAGAAGATAGATTGGTAAAACGCTTTATAAGAAGTGGAATGTTTGAGGGAGAGCCTGAGCGCGATGTCTTTGGGAATTTTGAAGTGCCATTAAAAAAAGTAGGTGGTTTAATTGTGTCATCAGAATCAGAAATAAAAATGAACAATAGAGCGCGAAGTGCAAAACTTCGAATTGCTGAAAAAATATGA
- the mraZ gene encoding division/cell wall cluster transcriptional repressor MraZ, with the protein MNSFIGTYECKADAKGRLMVPAALKKQLSAALQDGFVLKRAVFQPCLELYPMSEWNALMTKVNKLNRFKKKNNDFIRRFTAGVKVVEVDSAGRLLIPKDLIGFSGISKEVVLASAVNIIEIWDKNKYEQAIDDAASDFADLAEEVMGQDDDDHGVS; encoded by the coding sequence TTGAATTCATTTATTGGAACATACGAGTGTAAGGCAGATGCAAAAGGGAGGCTAATGGTCCCTGCTGCGCTAAAAAAGCAATTGTCTGCTGCTTTACAGGATGGTTTTGTGCTTAAGCGTGCGGTGTTTCAGCCGTGTTTGGAGTTGTATCCTATGTCTGAATGGAATGCGTTGATGACTAAGGTGAATAAACTCAATCGTTTTAAGAAAAAGAACAACGACTTTATAAGACGCTTTACAGCAGGTGTAAAGGTGGTGGAGGTTGATAGTGCAGGTCGTTTGTTGATCCCAAAAGATTTAATCGGTTTTTCAGGGATTTCAAAAGAAGTGGTGTTGGCTTCTGCTGTAAATATCATTGAGATTTGGGATAAGAATAAATACGAGCAAGCTATTGATGATGCAGCATCAGATTTTGCGGATTTAGCTGAGGAAGTAATGGGACAAGATGATGATGACCATGGAGTATCATAA
- a CDS encoding alpha/beta fold hydrolase codes for MTHLLKKEKDYRYIEVGEGTPIIVLHGLMGGLSNFDAVTRFFGNNGYKIIIPELPIYTMSLLKTNVKSFANYLKDFIEFKGLDNVILLGNSLGGHIGLYHTKLYPKKIKALVITGSSGLYESAMGSGYTKRSDYEVIKKKAQDVFYDPAVATKEIVDEVYETVNDRNKLIKTLAIAKSAIRHNMAKDLPKMQTPTCIIWGKNDTVTPPEVAEEFHELLPDSDLFWIDKCGHAAMMEHPEEFNKILNDWLESRGL; via the coding sequence ATGACACACCTTTTAAAAAAAGAAAAGGATTATAGATATATTGAAGTAGGTGAAGGCACACCAATTATAGTGCTTCACGGTTTAATGGGAGGATTGAGTAATTTTGATGCTGTGACCCGTTTTTTTGGCAATAATGGCTACAAAATTATTATTCCAGAACTCCCAATATACACTATGTCTCTGTTAAAAACCAATGTTAAAAGTTTTGCCAATTACCTAAAAGACTTCATAGAATTTAAAGGTCTTGACAATGTTATCCTACTAGGAAATTCATTAGGTGGACACATTGGACTATACCATACTAAATTATATCCCAAAAAAATAAAAGCACTTGTTATTACAGGTAGTTCTGGCCTATACGAAAGTGCTATGGGTAGTGGTTATACAAAACGTAGCGACTATGAGGTCATAAAGAAAAAAGCCCAAGACGTTTTTTACGATCCTGCCGTAGCAACAAAAGAAATTGTGGATGAAGTTTACGAAACCGTAAATGATAGAAATAAGCTAATAAAAACCTTAGCCATTGCCAAAAGTGCTATAAGACACAATATGGCTAAAGACCTTCCAAAAATGCAAACACCAACTTGTATTATTTGGGGAAAAAATGATACCGTAACTCCACCTGAAGTTGCAGAAGAATTTCACGAGCTTTTACCAGATTCTGATTTATTTTGGATTGATAAGTGTGGACACGCAGCTATGATGGAACATCCTGAAGAATTCAATAAAATATTGAATGATTGGTTAGAATCAAGAGGTCTATAA
- the yihA gene encoding ribosome biogenesis GTP-binding protein YihA/YsxC, which yields MKIKSAEFVMSNSDVAKCPKNRIPEYAFIGRSNVGKSSLINMLTDRKSLAKTSGRPGKTQLINHFIINDNWYLVDLPGYGYARVSKTSKKKFQKFITNYFEQRQQLVSAFVLVDIRHKPQTIDLEFMQYLGENGIPFGIIFTKADKLKPNAIDNHVEDYCKELLKTWEEVPPYFITSSSKKIGQDDVLDFIEATNEEIEALKNE from the coding sequence ATGAAGATAAAATCAGCTGAATTTGTAATGAGCAATTCTGATGTGGCAAAATGCCCTAAGAATCGTATTCCTGAATATGCATTTATAGGAAGAAGTAATGTTGGCAAGTCATCTTTAATCAACATGCTTACCGACAGAAAGAGCTTAGCAAAAACGTCGGGACGACCAGGAAAAACACAGCTTATTAATCATTTTATTATTAATGACAATTGGTATTTAGTGGACTTACCTGGCTATGGTTATGCCAGAGTTTCAAAAACTTCAAAAAAGAAGTTTCAGAAATTTATCACCAATTATTTTGAGCAAAGACAACAATTGGTTTCTGCTTTTGTTTTGGTTGATATTAGACACAAACCTCAAACTATAGATTTAGAGTTTATGCAATATTTGGGCGAAAATGGTATTCCGTTCGGAATTATTTTCACCAAAGCAGATAAGCTTAAACCTAACGCTATAGACAATCATGTTGAAGACTATTGCAAAGAATTGCTAAAAACCTGGGAAGAAGTACCTCCTTATTTTATTACTTCGTCTTCTAAAAAAATAGGTCAAGATGATGTTTTAGACTTCATTGAAGCGACAAACGAAGAAATTGAAGCTTTGAAAAACGAATAA
- a CDS encoding ABC transporter permease — MKNQRNSLTSLALQKFKKNFWGVFSLGIIACIGLVSVFAYVFAPDASKNANQMHLSIHSKPPGFQAQILTLPSSIKSEQSFLSKLFFGAQNTDTEIPVQSYEVKDNMLTYVEYASDGLQGIEKQINLDRFQNSDYKSYIENRSFIFGTDKYGRDYLSRILIGSRISFFIGFIAVFISLVVGLLMGSLAGYYGGKVDAIIMWIINVTWSIPTLLLVIAITLALGKGFWQVFIAVGLTMWVEVARVVRGQIISAKEMQYVTAARALGYTDYRIITKHILPNIFGPLIVISAANFAAAILIESGLSFLGIGAQPPMASWGAMIKDHYNYIILGKPYLALIPGICIMLLVMAFMLVGNALRDALDVKA; from the coding sequence ATGAAAAATCAACGCAACTCATTAACAAGTTTAGCGCTTCAAAAGTTTAAAAAGAACTTTTGGGGCGTTTTCAGTTTAGGGATAATTGCTTGCATAGGTTTGGTCTCAGTTTTTGCCTATGTATTTGCTCCAGATGCTTCTAAGAATGCTAACCAGATGCATTTGTCTATTCACTCAAAACCTCCTGGATTTCAGGCTCAGATATTAACGCTTCCATCGAGTATTAAATCCGAACAGAGTTTCTTGTCTAAACTTTTTTTTGGAGCTCAGAATACAGATACGGAAATTCCTGTTCAGTCTTATGAGGTAAAAGATAATATGCTGACTTATGTTGAATATGCTTCAGATGGTCTCCAAGGCATAGAAAAGCAAATAAATTTAGATCGTTTTCAGAATTCAGATTATAAATCTTACATCGAAAACCGAAGTTTCATTTTTGGTACGGATAAATATGGAAGAGACTATCTAAGCCGTATTTTAATTGGGTCGCGTATTTCGTTTTTTATTGGTTTTATTGCGGTTTTTATTTCTTTGGTAGTTGGGCTTTTAATGGGAAGTCTAGCGGGTTACTATGGTGGTAAGGTAGATGCAATAATCATGTGGATTATTAATGTAACATGGTCTATACCAACACTGCTATTGGTTATAGCAATTACCTTGGCTTTAGGAAAGGGCTTTTGGCAGGTGTTTATAGCTGTAGGATTAACAATGTGGGTAGAAGTGGCAAGAGTGGTGCGAGGACAAATTATAAGTGCTAAAGAGATGCAATATGTTACTGCTGCCAGGGCTTTAGGCTATACAGATTACAGAATTATAACAAAACATATTTTACCTAATATTTTTGGGCCTTTAATTGTGATTTCAGCAGCTAATTTTGCAGCTGCAATACTTATTGAAAGTGGACTTAGTTTTTTAGGAATAGGAGCACAACCACCAATGGCAAGTTGGGGAGCAATGATCAAAGACCACTACAATTATATAATTCTAGGTAAACCATATTTAGCATTAATTCCGGGAATTTGCATTATGCTTTTGGTGATGGCATTTATGTTGGTTGGTAATGCTCTGCGTGATGCTTTAGATGTGAAGGCTTAG
- a CDS encoding carboxy terminal-processing peptidase has product MRGNYKFLLLAFLIAFASCSFTSKKFDDNPDKDKLLIQLITYVLDNGHFNPQDLNDSFSENVFEDYLNQLDPFKRYFYESDIKEFEAFKTQLDDQIKDYDVAFFNLTHERLLKRIEESKAIYAEILEKPFDFTKDESYTADYEKLDYVKNKREMKERWRQQLKFSTIANYDDLVGERNFSVGSIQDTPELDDLENRSEVSDKKNKSEIRNKSDKELEEEAREATKRSLDELYDFIDDRQRKDWFAVYINAIVEEFDPHTFYFAPEDKDRFDVAMSGNFEGIGARLQKKMDAIMVNEIISGGPAWRANELEVGDQILKVRQSNEEKPVNIVGMRLDDAIKLIKGPKGTTVVLTLKKVDGTIEDISITRDIVELEETYAKSSTVIKDDKKFGVINLPKFYVDFENYNKRNAASDIKQEIIRLKQEGVEGLVLDLRNNGGGSLQTVVDIAGLFIEEGPVVQVKETGQPKEVLKDRDKSIVWDGPLVILVNELSASASEILAAAMQDYKRAIVIGSKQTYGKGTVQNVLDLNRLVRNNSNGDLGALKFTTQKFYRVNGGSTQLEGVKSDVVVPDRYSYIDIGEKDQENPLPWDKIDAVDYDVWANYFDYDTTIEKSKARMAANEQLKLIDANARWVKKIRDREIYSLNYEDYKKDMELNEEEAKRFEKLSEYKTNLTFSSLPYEVELMDEDSILKEKRDRWHQSLAKDVYIEEALNVLHDLKMTYAIKNKVAEVKN; this is encoded by the coding sequence ATGAGAGGGAATTATAAGTTTTTATTGTTAGCATTCTTAATTGCTTTTGCTTCATGTAGCTTTACTAGTAAGAAGTTTGACGATAATCCAGATAAAGATAAATTACTTATTCAATTAATTACTTATGTTTTAGATAACGGACATTTTAATCCTCAGGATTTAAATGATAGCTTTTCTGAAAATGTTTTTGAAGATTATTTAAATCAGTTAGATCCGTTCAAACGTTATTTTTATGAATCGGACATAAAGGAATTTGAAGCCTTTAAAACGCAATTAGATGATCAGATTAAAGATTACGATGTGGCGTTTTTCAATTTAACTCACGAGCGTTTATTAAAACGAATTGAAGAATCTAAAGCTATTTATGCTGAAATATTAGAAAAACCTTTCGATTTCACAAAAGATGAAAGCTATACTGCTGACTACGAAAAGTTAGATTATGTAAAGAATAAGCGTGAAATGAAAGAGCGTTGGAGACAACAACTTAAGTTTTCAACTATTGCTAATTATGACGATTTGGTAGGTGAAAGAAATTTTTCTGTCGGTAGTATTCAGGATACACCTGAATTGGATGATTTAGAAAATAGATCTGAGGTTTCTGATAAAAAAAATAAAAGTGAGATAAGAAATAAATCTGATAAAGAATTGGAAGAGGAGGCCAGAGAAGCGACTAAGCGTTCTCTAGATGAGCTTTACGATTTTATTGATGATAGACAACGTAAAGACTGGTTTGCGGTATACATTAATGCCATAGTTGAGGAATTTGACCCACACACATTCTATTTTGCACCAGAAGATAAAGACCGTTTTGATGTAGCTATGTCTGGTAATTTTGAAGGTATTGGAGCGAGATTGCAAAAGAAAATGGACGCTATCATGGTGAACGAAATTATCAGTGGAGGTCCTGCATGGAGAGCAAATGAATTAGAGGTTGGTGATCAGATTTTAAAAGTGCGCCAGTCAAATGAAGAAAAGCCTGTAAATATTGTTGGGATGCGTTTAGATGATGCCATTAAACTGATAAAAGGTCCAAAAGGAACAACAGTGGTTTTGACTTTAAAGAAAGTTGATGGCACAATAGAAGATATTTCAATCACCAGAGATATCGTTGAGTTAGAAGAAACCTATGCAAAATCATCAACTGTAATAAAAGATGATAAAAAGTTTGGTGTGATTAATCTTCCGAAGTTTTATGTAGATTTTGAAAATTATAACAAGCGAAATGCGGCTTCAGATATCAAACAAGAAATCATAAGATTAAAGCAAGAAGGTGTTGAAGGCCTGGTCTTAGATTTAAGAAATAATGGTGGTGGTTCTTTGCAAACCGTTGTGGATATAGCAGGTTTGTTTATAGAAGAAGGTCCTGTGGTGCAAGTAAAAGAGACAGGTCAACCAAAAGAGGTGTTGAAAGACAGAGACAAGTCTATTGTTTGGGATGGTCCTTTAGTAATACTGGTAAATGAATTATCGGCTTCGGCTTCTGAGATTTTAGCAGCTGCAATGCAAGATTACAAACGTGCCATTGTTATTGGTAGTAAGCAGACTTACGGAAAAGGAACGGTTCAGAATGTGTTGGATTTAAACCGCTTGGTTCGTAATAATTCTAATGGAGATTTAGGAGCCTTAAAGTTTACGACTCAGAAGTTTTATCGAGTAAATGGTGGTTCTACCCAGCTAGAAGGTGTTAAAAGTGATGTAGTAGTACCAGACAGATATAGCTATATTGACATAGGTGAAAAGGATCAGGAAAATCCATTGCCATGGGATAAGATTGATGCTGTAGATTATGATGTTTGGGCTAATTATTTTGATTATGATACTACTATAGAAAAAAGTAAAGCACGTATGGCGGCCAATGAGCAGCTAAAGTTAATTGATGCTAATGCTAGATGGGTGAAGAAAATAAGAGATCGAGAGATTTACTCTTTAAATTACGAAGATTACAAAAAAGATATGGAGCTCAATGAAGAAGAGGCAAAACGATTTGAAAAATTATCAGAGTATAAAACCAATTTAACGTTTAGTTCATTACCATATGAAGTTGAATTGATGGATGAAGATTCTATACTTAAAGAAAAGCGTGATCGTTGGCATCAAAGTTTAGCTAAAGATGTTTATATAGAGGAGGCATTAAATGTATTACATGATTTAAAAATGACTTACGCTATAAAAAACAAAGTAGCAGAAGTAAAGAATTAA
- the surE gene encoding 5'/3'-nucleotidase SurE — protein MAKRPLILVTNDDGITAPGIRTLISIMSTIGDVVVVAPDSPQSAMGHAITVNSTLYIEKITIDGKQPEYSCSGTPADCVKLAVREILDRKPDICVSGINHGSNSSINVIYSGTMSAALEAGIEGIPAIGFSLLDYNWNANFEHCKTFIETITRQVLEHGLPDGVVLNVNLPNLNKKDIKGIKVCRQARANWVEEFDKRVNPMGREYYWLAGKFVNMDNGEDTDEWALEHGYVSIVPVQFDLTAHHTIQSLNTWKLN, from the coding sequence ATGGCAAAGCGTCCTTTAATTTTAGTAACTAATGATGATGGCATAACTGCACCTGGAATACGTACGCTAATCAGTATAATGAGCACAATTGGAGATGTCGTAGTTGTTGCACCTGATAGCCCTCAAAGCGCAATGGGACACGCTATTACTGTAAACTCAACACTTTACATAGAAAAGATAACTATTGATGGCAAACAACCCGAATACAGTTGCTCTGGCACACCTGCCGACTGTGTAAAATTAGCCGTTAGAGAGATTTTGGATCGCAAACCCGATATTTGTGTCTCTGGCATTAACCACGGCTCTAACTCTTCTATCAACGTGATTTATTCTGGAACAATGAGCGCTGCTTTAGAGGCTGGCATAGAAGGGATTCCTGCTATTGGTTTTTCGCTTTTAGACTATAACTGGAATGCCAATTTTGAACATTGTAAAACCTTTATTGAAACCATTACCAGACAGGTTTTAGAACATGGTTTACCAGATGGTGTGGTATTGAATGTTAACTTACCCAACCTTAACAAAAAAGACATAAAAGGCATTAAAGTTTGTAGACAAGCACGTGCCAATTGGGTTGAAGAATTTGACAAACGCGTAAACCCTATGGGTAGAGAATATTATTGGTTAGCCGGTAAATTTGTAAATATGGACAATGGCGAAGACACTGACGAATGGGCTTTAGAACATGGTTATGTCTCAATAGTTCCTGTTCAGTTTGATTTAACGGCTCATCACACCATTCAATCGTTGAACACTTGGAAGTTGAATTAA
- the lpxB gene encoding lipid-A-disaccharide synthase: protein MKYYIIAGEASGDLHGSNLMKALLKEDDKADIRFWGGDLMQAVGGELVMHYKERQFMGFAEVIMNLRKISGHIKFCKKDIAQFQPDVIIFIDNSGFNLRIAKWAKEQNFRTHYYISPQVWASRASRVEKIKRDVDAMYCILPFEKDFYKTYGYDVHFVGHPLIDAIADRPQVDETEFRKTHQLSNQPIIALLPGSRKQEITKMLGVMLSLVDDFKDYQFVIAGAPSQDFEFYKTFIKKNNVSFISNKTYDLLSISYAALVTSGTATLETALYKVPQVVCYKANAISYHIAKRIITLKFISLVNLIMDREVVTELIQGDLNKKRLKQELNTILNSDKRDQLFLDYFELEKKLGGKGASEKAAKLIVESVSSRQ, encoded by the coding sequence ATGAAGTATTACATAATTGCAGGCGAAGCCTCTGGCGATTTACACGGATCTAACCTCATGAAAGCTTTGTTAAAAGAAGATGATAAAGCTGATATTCGTTTTTGGGGTGGAGATTTAATGCAAGCTGTAGGTGGTGAATTGGTAATGCACTACAAGGAGCGTCAGTTTATGGGTTTTGCGGAGGTGATTATGAATCTTAGAAAAATTTCTGGTCATATAAAATTCTGCAAAAAAGATATTGCACAGTTTCAACCAGATGTTATCATATTTATAGACAACTCTGGTTTTAACTTAAGAATTGCCAAATGGGCAAAAGAACAAAACTTTAGAACTCACTATTATATTTCTCCTCAGGTTTGGGCTTCGAGAGCAAGTCGTGTTGAAAAAATAAAGCGCGATGTTGATGCCATGTATTGCATCCTTCCTTTTGAAAAAGACTTTTACAAAACCTATGGCTATGATGTTCATTTTGTTGGTCATCCATTAATTGATGCCATTGCAGACCGACCACAAGTTGATGAAACTGAATTTAGAAAAACACATCAACTGAGTAATCAGCCCATTATTGCATTATTGCCAGGCAGTAGAAAACAAGAGATTACCAAAATGCTTGGTGTAATGCTTAGTCTGGTTGATGATTTTAAAGATTATCAATTTGTAATCGCAGGTGCTCCGAGTCAGGATTTCGAGTTTTACAAGACCTTTATTAAAAAGAACAACGTTAGTTTTATTTCTAATAAAACCTATGATCTACTGAGTATTTCTTATGCTGCTTTGGTAACTTCTGGCACTGCGACCTTAGAAACCGCATTATATAAAGTTCCGCAAGTTGTATGTTATAAAGCGAATGCCATATCGTATCATATTGCAAAACGAATTATAACCTTAAAGTTTATCTCGTTGGTCAACCTTATAATGGACCGCGAAGTGGTTACCGAATTAATACAAGGCGACCTCAACAAAAAGCGTTTAAAGCAGGAACTTAACACTATTTTAAATTCGGATAAAAGAGACCAATTATTTTTAGACTATTTTGAACTTGAAAAGAAGCTAGGCGGTAAAGGAGCAAGTGAAAAGGCCGCTAAACTTATTGTTGAATCTGTAAGCAGTAGACAGTAG